The DNA sequence TGTAGTGTTGGGTAATTTTGTTCGTAATGAATTAATTTGTATGTTAACTGCTTGAAGCTATCTTTGTACTATGAAATGTGATTATCATGTAATTTAATAAGCAGAAAACTTTGTCGGATTTTATTTGTTGTCAGGACAAAGCTGGACACAGTcaaagcacagaatacataatagtagctaaacgctagtCAAAGTAAAAATGACatatagtacctacattataatatgtaatgtgtATGTTATAGGAAGCAAGAAAAACGCAAATACCATAATGTCTGTGAAATAACAATGTGAATTTCTTGATTTACGTATACGTGcatatttatgataataattgtgtATTAATTACTAAGTAAAGtattagatacatattatatcttaaaatGAGATTGAGATCctgatattattattgtttatatttcgaAGCGACTTACACAAAGAACGCTAAAGTACTCAGACACAATTCGATTCACGTAAAAAGCGATCGAGTTAAAATTACGATTCGTTTAAGTGTGAACAATCCCTTACATGTGTTGAATATAAATTCATCGACTCAGTGTAAATCCAGCTagcacaataaataaaatcgcaATTACTATAAAGAGTTTCTGATctaaacattacaaaatagtgcttttcactacatagtattgAACAAAGTCGCTCCTTGCTGTCTGTCTCTCCGTATGACTGTTTACATCTTTCAAATTACGCAACAaattttgatgtggtttttcCAATTGACAGAAGAATTGCCggggaaggtttaagtatgttatttatttatgtttaggtAAAGCGGCTGAAGCGTGGAATCTttcacataataatttaattaggtaggtacaatgtCAATAATTCGGAATGATTTTGAAATTTCTTcgaacaaaatataacaagtacctaacaatttatattatacctaaataCTAACATGCAGCATTCACAATATACTAGAAATTATTCTTAGAAAGGCGTGAACTAGTTCtgaaattattacatttaatgaGGTCGCTTACattgtataaattttactGGTTACAATTTAGCAAATAGCATAACTGCAAACAttgttaaactttaaaaagaaAAGCCTACACTATGCGATGGTCTCAATAATGAAAACGTTTTTAATAGAgcaacaaaagaaaaattaaagaacACTAACTTACCATCGTAAAATAAAGGTATGACTCTCTTATATAAATGTAAGCGTCTTGCCGTTGACTTCTGTGTTGTTATTGCCACAATGGGGGAACTGGGAGACATTTTAGCGCACCATCGGGCAGAAGTACCGGTTTTTGTCATAACAAAAATAGCTTTTGCTGCACATTGTAGAGCTGCTAAAGATGCGGCTAACGCTGTTGATATACTCGGCAACACTGGTACGTTTAGCTAGaacatttaaatagatatGAGACGACGAATTGAATCCGCTAATCATATTTATGGCACTTAGTTATGAGTGGAATAAATTACGCCTTAGGATGATTATTTCTTCAAAGATgtggaattttaatttttactagcTTCATACTTTTGACCATTACTTTTTTAAGATTCTATATTAAACTTTGTATTAACTATTACAATAAAGACTCATCATACAAGTTTATATTCTGCTGTAGTGATCATAGACGTGTATATTCTGATAAATTACCTTATaactaaaatcaaaataacttttttgtttGTCACGTATTCGTTCAGCAAAGATCATTGCTCTTACGATGGAACGAATAATGTCTTTTGGGGGCATTTCGACCTCGTCATCCATGATACTTATTCCATCCACATTGTTTTCAACTACATCTTGTATCACTTGTACAATATGTCTGTCCCTGTCTTTGGAATCGTAGTAATCCTTTACCAAATCTGGCTTATTGAAAACTAATGGTTTGTAGAACTGAAAAATagtcattatatttttaacgattTAAAGACTTAGTAGTTATTTTGTCACTTTTGTAATAATAGAGAATTTACTGATAACAAATAAACGTGTTGAATCTAATAAgtatgttaaatatattttttttagtatcaaattattattatacttactcaTTTAAAATGACTTACCTCTTTGCAATAGCGTAACACACAATCGCAATGCTCTTcagaataaatattacttcGTTCTAGTATGACGCCATCTGAAAACTGAAGTTATCTTTAATAGAGCTGCTATTCATTTAACGTATACTGgtgataatgataatatttctttgtgaCAAgtactacaaaaaaaatgtattactctcggttttcattttaatatgttgtGGGTAATATATATTGATTCtgtatagaaatattataaattaactttctatacagaaataaattacaaattattcattaatattaaataggatgcctgttaaatgtaaaatgatataaatactCTGATTAATTGCTCTATGTCATCAATATCTCCTCTATTTAACCACAATAATAATGGTCTTGACAATAATTCGACGTGTTTCTGTTTAAATTCTAGATATTGGTTCAAACATTTCACATCTTTGAGGATAACAATATCAACCTGcgaatgaaaatattgttcataaaataaaatatattttttctgcagaaaatgaaaataaaccaatactttccatattattaattatctgtgGTTCACCAATGGACATTGTAATAACTAGAGTGAtaggaatgtaatatttaGAGTGGTTACATTTTGTCTGATTTTGGGCCTCAAACATTAGTGATGCCTGAATATCTTCAAAGCTTTGATCATGCACAGTTCGATCtatattgaaaatgtttacTCCCGATCTAACAAGATAGTTAATCTCATTGATGCTATATTTTCGATTATCTGTAACACAAATAGATTGTTTCTATAGGCTATAACAGGGctaaatttagattttaattttcatcttaatatttattttccaaattaTTTAAGAGACACATACTGAGTACGGACATTATcttaggtaatattttaaattgtttccTGCATAATATGACAAAAGACTTGGTAaataatgtatgttttataataaacatctatatgtataaattaggAAAGGATTATTGGTGAT is a window from the Colias croceus chromosome 7, ilColCroc2.1 genome containing:
- the LOC123693171 gene encoding pyruvate kinase-like, whose protein sequence is MDDEVEMPPKDIIRSIVRAMIFAERIRDKQKSYFDFSYKLNVPVLPSISTALAASLAALQCAAKAIFVMTKTGTSARWCAKMSPSSPIVAITTQKSTARRLHLYKRVIPLFYDEPRLENWHQEWWNRIHFGTTFALKTGLYHYGAKLVVLSPTEEGIGYCNGFQIVTVPYKCDDSDVLE
- the LOC123693239 gene encoding uncharacterized protein LOC123693239, which translates into the protein MVWWITRYKPSPSVCRSGSLCYYQSRDAEEDAVFPSTNIMFTFNNRKYSINEINYLVRSGVNIFNIDRTVHDQSFEDIQASLMFEAQNQTKCNHSKYYIPITLVITMSIGEPQIINNMES